In Streptomyces sp. NBC_01381, the sequence GTGGTGGCCTTGCCCGCGCCCGCACCGCCGATGCGGATGAACACGTCCTGGACGGTGGTCGGGTTGCCGGCGTGGGCGGCGCTCGCGCCCTGCGGCCCTATCTCCACCAGCGTCTCGGAGTTGGCCGTTCCGGCGTCGACGAGGAAGCCCGCGAGCCGCACCCCGTCCACGTCGGCGGTCTTCACGGCGGTCACCCCGCCGTCGGGGACGAGCGTGGCGTAACCGATGCCGAGGACCACGGTGTTGGCCCGCTTGACCTCGATCGGCCGGTCGAGGTGGTAGATGCCGGGGGTGAGCAGCAGGTGCAGTCCCTGGTCGAGCGCGGCGTTGAGGGTGGCCGCGGTGTCGCCTTCCTTGGCGACGTAGAAGGCGGAGAGCGAGAGGGATTCGCCGTGCGGGGTGCCGTTGCCCCAGCTGGTGCCCCGGGCGTTGGTGCGCGGGGCGGGCAGGAAGACCTTGTACTCCCCGCCGGCGAGGTGGAGGAAGGGCTTCTCCCGGGAGTACGGGGTGGTGCCGAGGGTGGTGTACGGCGGGTTGGGGAAGGCGTTGGCGGGCGCGCCCTCGACGCCGGAGAAGACCATGTTCCAGACGCCGTTGAGCCAGCCGCCGACCGAGCTGTCGCGGGTGTACCACTGCTGCTGGGAGTAGGGCTGGACGGTGCCGTCGATGCGGCTGTCGGCGATGTAGCCGCCGCTGGCCCAGCCGTACCCGTTGGGCGCCAGGTTCAGGTCGCCGCGCACATGCATCCGGCGGAACGGGGCGGCCTGGGAGACCGCCCAGCGGTTGGCGCCGCTGACCGGGGAGAGGGAGAGGTTCTCCGCCGAACGCCAGAAGTTCTGCGTGGCGTTGCCGTTGAACCAGCCCGCGTCGACGGTGACGTCGCCGTTGATGTGGGTGTCGTCGGGGGAGAGGCCAAGGCCCATGATCGAGGTGTAGAAGCCGATCTGGGCGTTGAGCCCGCTGTAGGTGCCGGGCTTGAAAAGGAGCGCGTAGCGGTTGGTGCCGAACTGTGCCGACTCCTGCCGCTTGAACACCTCGTCGAGTTTCGCCTGGATGCCGGCGGTGGACGGGTCGAAGACGATGACGTTCGGCCCGAAGTCCGGATCGGCGGCGGACGCGGCAGGCGTCGCGGGCGTCTCACCGGCGGTGGCCACGCGCGAGCCGAGCAATCCGGTGGCCGGAACGGCCAAGGCGGCGGCCAGGGCGCCGCGGCGGGAGAGAGGAAGGTGCGCTGACATGGGCAACTCGCTTCACTGGTGGGGGAATGCTGTGCCGTTCTGCGTTCGGAACGTGAACGGAGAGAAGTCTGAGAGCGCTCTCTCGCGTTGGATAGTTGTGTCTGAGTCAGGGCGCGTCAAGGGGGTGCGCGTGATGTCGTGCCGACTTCAGTGCAGGAAGTCAACTAAGTGATGGTGTAGGCGAGTTGGGAAGACCGGTCCCTCAGGAAGCCGAAGCCGAAGCCGAAGCCGGAGCCGGAGCCGGAGCCGGATTAGTCGGAGTCGGAGCCGGCCGGTCCGCGCGGACCACGCCGAACGCGTCCGCCATCCGCAGCGCCGCCTCCAGGTCGCCGTCGACGGAGATGAGCTCGGCGCTCACCGCGTCCTCAAGCGGCAAGGCGCCCATGCCCATCTGCAGCAGCGTTCCCAGGTCGGTGACCAGGGTCGCGGCCGCGTCCGCGGCGGGGCCGACGGCCGTCTCGACGGTGCCGTCGTCGACGCGGGCGTGGAAGACGAGCCCGTCGATCACGAACTCATAGGCCTCGCGCACCCCACGCGCGTGCTCGGGGCGGAAGGTCGCCCCGACCGCGCCCACCATGCCGTGACGGCCGCCGGTGGCCTCGGGATGCGCGCCGAGGATCGCGATCACCCGTGCGGCGGCCGGGAGTTCGCCGTCGAGCCGGGCGAGCCCGCGTGCTGTCGCTTCCTCGATGTCCATGAGCCGGGCGCCGATGGCGAGGAACGTCCCGAGGTCGGTGGTGATCGCGCAGACGGCGTCCGGCGCCGCGCCGTGCCGGATGTCGAGTACGCCGTCGTCG encodes:
- a CDS encoding coagulation factor 5/8 type domain-containing protein, whose amino-acid sequence is MSAHLPLSRRGALAAALAVPATGLLGSRVATAGETPATPAASAADPDFGPNVIVFDPSTAGIQAKLDEVFKRQESAQFGTNRYALLFKPGTYSGLNAQIGFYTSIMGLGLSPDDTHINGDVTVDAGWFNGNATQNFWRSAENLSLSPVSGANRWAVSQAAPFRRMHVRGDLNLAPNGYGWASGGYIADSRIDGTVQPYSQQQWYTRDSSVGGWLNGVWNMVFSGVEGAPANAFPNPPYTTLGTTPYSREKPFLHLAGGEYKVFLPAPRTNARGTSWGNGTPHGESLSLSAFYVAKEGDTAATLNAALDQGLHLLLTPGIYHLDRPIEVKRANTVVLGIGYATLVPDGGVTAVKTADVDGVRLAGFLVDAGTANSETLVEIGPQGASAAHAGNPTTVQDVFIRIGGAGAGKATTSMVINSRHTVVDHTWVWRADHGEGVGWETNRADYGIVVNGDDVLATGLFVEHFNKYDVQWKGERGRTIFYQNEKAYDAPNQAAIQNGDLRGFAAYKVADSVTTHEGWGLGSYCYYNVDPTIVQEHGFAAPNTPGVKFHHLLVVSLGGKGQYAHVINATGAPTSGSDTVPSTVVSFP
- a CDS encoding helix-turn-helix domain-containing protein; amino-acid sequence: MTRSYDQDCPAARALDVVGGRWSLLIVRELLLGPRRYTDLVAGLPGIGPNVLAERLRALRDAGILSQTKLPAPAASTVYELTELGATMRPLIDELTRWGMRLPVSPRPGDAFRLSWVLGCLRASFRPDEARGIRETYQFSVNEDVFHLRVDDGVLDIRHGAAPDAVCAITTDLGTFLAIGARLMDIEEATARGLARLDGELPAAARVIAILGAHPEATGGRHGMVGAVGATFRPEHARGVREAYEFVIDGLVFHARVDDGTVETAVGPAADAAATLVTDLGTLLQMGMGALPLEDAVSAELISVDGDLEAALRMADAFGVVRADRPAPTPTNPAPAPAPASASASAS